A single genomic interval of Carettochelys insculpta isolate YL-2023 chromosome 16, ASM3395843v1, whole genome shotgun sequence harbors:
- the LOC142021768 gene encoding urotensin-2 receptor-like encodes MELAPCTSASCHPTNATGHANATSEVLADTSDVLVTSFLGCILAVMCLVGTVGNIYTLVVVNLSRRFTGSMYIYIVNLALADLLYLSTIPFVVCTYFVKDWYFGDVGCRILFSLDLLTMHASIFILTIMSTERYLAVVKPLDTIGRARDYRRTITCLVWLVSFLLALPTMILIDLRTSDQGGVTKRMCHPTWQLETYKVYLTILFNTCILAPGLIICYLYIKLARTYWRSQTAAFTSRETNRCPKQKVLYMIFSIILTYWACFIPFWLWQLLSIYYYKPGNLTSNTVVYINFMVTCLAYSNSCINPFLYTLLSKNYKEYLRSRQKNRIVLSKIKPKRCSSRRSVSSGSHAYMETVAIAHITGLTHENVCSL; translated from the coding sequence ATGGAGCTGGCTCCATGCACTTCTGCATCCTGCCACCCTACAAATGCCACAGGTCATGCCAATGCCACATCTGAAGTGCTCGCTGACACCAGTGATGTCTTGGTTACTTCCTTCCTGGGATGCATCCTGGCTGTGATGTGCCTGGTGGGCACAGTCGGCAACATCTACACATTGGTGGTTGTGAACCTCTCCAGGAGATTCACAGGCTCAATGTACATTTATATCGtcaacctggccctggctgatcTCCTGTACCTGTCCACCATCCCCTTTGTGGTCTGCACGTATTTTGTCAAGGACTGGTACTTTGGAGACGTGGGGTGCAGGATCCTCTTCAGCCTGGACCTCCTCACCATGCACGCCAGCATCTTCATCCTCACCATCATGAGCACCGAACGGTACCTCGCTGTCGTCAAGCCCTTAGACACCATTGGGAGAGCCAGAGACTACCGGAGGACTATCACTTGCCTGGTGTGGCTGGTGTCCTTTCTTCTTGCTCTCCCGACCATGATCCTCATAGACCTCAGGACAAGTGACCAGGGCGGGGTGACCAAGCGTATGTGCCACCCCACCTGGCAGTTGGAGACCTACAAAGTGTATCTCACCATCCTTTTTAACACCTGcatcctggccccagggctcATCATCTGCTACTTATACATTAAGTTGGCCAGGACCTACTGGAGATCTCAGACTGCTGCTTTCACCAGCAGGGAAACGAACCGGTGCCCAAAGCAGAAAGTCCTGTACATGATATTCAGCATCATCCTCACCTATTGGGCTTGTTTCATACCCTtctggctctggcagctgctcagcATCTACTACTACAAGCCAGGGAACCTCACCAGCAACACCGTGGTCTACATCAATTTCATGGTGACCTGCCTGGCCTacagcaacagctgcattaacCCTTTCCTTTACACGCTGCTCTCCAAGAATTACAAGGAGTATCTAAGGAGCCGTCAGAAGAATCGCATCGTTCTCTCCAAGATAAAGCCCAAGAGGTGTTCCTCAAGGCGCTCCGTGTCCTCTGGCAGCCACGCATACATGGAAACCGTAGCTATTGCTCACATCACAGGGCTCACTCATGAGAACGTCTGCTCTTTGTGA